In the genome of Rhizobium rhizogenes, one region contains:
- a CDS encoding tail fiber domain-containing protein: MASAPKTTTQTTTTEPWAGAKPYLESVYAKYDTALQNGQPQVWQGQTVADQSNETKLAQQMAMNAATSGNTTSMINNATNATNNLIQSGGANQQANNTYSNLMNGLNIGSDPSTGGIAALLSSTANTTAPGSQTYANIANGTNPGVGASQGAMTAAQGVNPTNANLQATASGANIGNNPYLNQSIANNQQQIADMLKNSTLPSLNGQAAALGRNGSGAFASQINSATDTAANQMAKVATDMYANQYNTDVNSMLNANTQLSNNYNTGISNQISAANNLSNASAQNSNTQLAGAQGLDQNYQNSISNLSSLLGQQSNMYNQGVSNNLNNANLALNAANAGTTASQGAANTQLSAANNAGNIYQNSLLPAETIGNIGAMNDAYNQQVLNGQISQWDQQQQGPLIQLANFANILNGGGYNSQTSQTTQPGNSALSNILGLGSAFLGFLSDRRTKENIVRIGKSPNGWDMYSYNYIGDDEKYVGPMAQEVEAVRPDLVTEIDGLKWIHNDTFKDLRVSESVY; encoded by the coding sequence ATGGCATCAGCACCAAAGACGACGACCCAAACCACAACGACCGAACCGTGGGCAGGGGCTAAACCTTATCTTGAATCGGTTTACGCGAAGTACGATACCGCACTTCAAAATGGTCAGCCGCAAGTATGGCAAGGCCAGACCGTAGCAGATCAGTCCAACGAAACGAAACTTGCGCAGCAAATGGCGATGAATGCCGCAACAAGCGGCAACACAACGTCGATGATCAATAATGCGACGAATGCTACCAACAACCTTATTCAATCGGGTGGTGCTAACCAGCAAGCGAACAATACCTACTCGAATTTGATGAATGGCCTTAATATCGGTTCCGATCCTTCAACGGGCGGGATCGCGGCGTTGCTTTCGTCAACGGCTAATACAACGGCTCCCGGTTCTCAGACTTACGCGAATATTGCGAACGGCACGAATCCCGGTGTAGGCGCATCGCAGGGTGCAATGACCGCTGCACAGGGGGTAAACCCAACGAACGCAAACCTTCAGGCGACGGCTTCCGGCGCGAATATCGGTAACAATCCGTATCTCAACCAGAGCATTGCGAACAACCAACAGCAGATCGCGGATATGCTCAAGAATTCAACGTTGCCTTCTCTAAACGGGCAGGCGGCGGCACTTGGCCGTAACGGTTCTGGTGCGTTCGCATCACAGATCAATAGTGCTACCGATACTGCCGCCAACCAGATGGCAAAGGTCGCAACGGATATGTACGCGAACCAATACAACACCGATGTTAACAGTATGTTGAATGCGAATACGCAGTTATCGAACAACTATAATACCGGCATTTCTAACCAGATTAGCGCGGCTAATAACCTCTCCAATGCATCTGCACAGAACTCAAACACACAGTTGGCAGGTGCACAAGGACTCGACCAAAATTACCAAAACTCGATTAGCAATCTATCGAGTCTGCTTGGTCAGCAGTCCAATATGTATAACCAAGGCGTATCGAATAATCTCAATAACGCCAACCTTGCTCTTAACGCTGCAAACGCGGGTACGACCGCTTCTCAGGGGGCGGCTAATACACAACTTAGCGCGGCAAATAACGCTGGAAACATTTATCAGAATTCGCTTCTACCGGCTGAAACCATCGGCAATATCGGTGCGATGAATGACGCATATAATCAGCAGGTATTGAACGGTCAAATCAGCCAGTGGGACCAACAGCAGCAAGGTCCGCTCATCCAGTTGGCGAACTTCGCGAACATTCTTAACGGCGGTGGCTACAATAGCCAGACTAGCCAGACCACACAGCCGGGTAATTCTGCGCTCTCCAATATCCTTGGTCTTGGTTCCGCTTTCCTTGGCTTCCTTTCGGACAGACGTACGAAGGAAAACATCGTCCGTATCGGTAAATCACCTAATGGTTGGGATATGTATTCATATAACTACATTGGTGATGATGAAAAATATGTCGGACCTATGGCGCAAGAAGTTGAGGCGGTTCGTCCAGACCTTGTTACCGAGATTGATGGTCTCAAGTGGATTCATAACGACACATTTAAAGATTTAAGAGTTTCAGAAAGCGTATATTAA
- a CDS encoding DUF5309 family protein, with the protein MAVQKTTEIVNMREDLSDVISRISPEQTPFYTEINKTKAKNTYHEFASDELAPPNKDNAKEEGADAGEANNTVAKREGNWTQIFEKVRHLSATSEAVDIAGVKSNTAYQLATATAEIKRDIEAALVSANASIASGERKLAGAEAWLSTNALHGVGGDTPGFSNGTVGAVTAGTTRALTEDMFNELAEMIWNEGGNPTKVIASGSLKKAISKFSGNAQKYQEQDKSKTVYAGVDVYVSDFGTHQIIPHHFMSKTTVIAFDPKFWSVATLRSLKREDLGKTGSSTKFMLETELTLESKNEKASGKIADVTAS; encoded by the coding sequence ATGGCAGTACAAAAGACTACAGAAATTGTTAATATGCGAGAAGACCTTTCGGATGTGATTTCCCGAATTTCGCCAGAACAGACACCCTTTTATACGGAAATTAACAAGACGAAGGCAAAGAATACTTACCACGAATTTGCGTCCGACGAATTGGCACCACCTAATAAGGACAATGCCAAGGAAGAAGGTGCCGATGCAGGTGAAGCAAATAATACCGTTGCGAAGCGCGAAGGTAACTGGACGCAGATTTTCGAAAAGGTTCGCCATTTATCCGCTACGTCCGAAGCCGTGGATATTGCTGGTGTAAAGTCAAATACCGCTTATCAGTTGGCAACCGCAACAGCCGAAATTAAGCGTGACATCGAAGCCGCTCTTGTTTCCGCGAACGCGTCTATTGCATCAGGTGAGCGTAAACTTGCTGGCGCGGAGGCTTGGCTTTCTACAAATGCGTTGCACGGCGTTGGTGGTGATACTCCCGGCTTCTCCAACGGCACGGTCGGTGCTGTTACGGCTGGTACAACTCGCGCTCTCACAGAAGATATGTTCAATGAACTTGCTGAAATGATTTGGAACGAAGGCGGCAACCCGACAAAGGTGATCGCGTCTGGTTCACTCAAGAAAGCGATTTCTAAATTCTCTGGTAACGCGCAGAAGTATCAGGAACAGGACAAATCTAAGACTGTATATGCAGGCGTTGACGTATACGTTTCTGACTTCGGTACACATCAAATCATCCCGCATCACTTTATGTCAAAGACAACTGTTATAGCGTTTGATCCAAAGTTCTGGTCCGTGGCAACGCTTCGCAGCCTTAAACGTGAAGACCTCGGAAAAACTGGTTCTTCCACTAAGTTTATGCTTGAAACCGAACTTACGCTTGAATCCAAGAATGAAAAGGCAAGCGGTAAAATCGCTGACGTAACCGCATCTTAA